From the Alkalibacter rhizosphaerae genome, one window contains:
- a CDS encoding 3-keto-5-aminohexanoate cleavage protein, whose translation MSDLSNKVILTVATTGAWPQKSDTPNIPLQPEEIAEEILDCYHAGASVAHIHIRNDENKASMDFDKFAETVKLVREKCDIVINLTTSGGIGLTDDIRIKPFYELKPEMSSFDCGSMNWQHNTVFENSPSFLEKLGLAMQEVNVKPEIEIFDAGMVYNALYYLKKGVLKAPLHFQFVLGVAGGMSATVENLVFLKSLIPEDCTWGALGIGKGHLPIMYTALAMGGHLRVGMEDNIFYAPKVLATSNRQFIERTNRIVAEFGKEVATPQETREILGLQNWNVKGHTK comes from the coding sequence ATGAGTGATCTATCAAACAAAGTTATATTAACGGTTGCTACTACGGGAGCATGGCCGCAAAAGAGCGATACACCAAATATCCCTCTTCAACCGGAAGAAATCGCAGAAGAAATTTTGGATTGTTACCATGCAGGAGCGTCTGTGGCTCACATCCACATCCGCAACGATGAAAATAAAGCTTCCATGGATTTTGACAAGTTTGCAGAAACCGTCAAGCTGGTTCGGGAAAAATGCGACATCGTCATCAACCTTACCACTTCCGGAGGGATCGGTTTGACCGACGACATTCGAATCAAACCCTTTTATGAATTGAAACCGGAAATGTCTTCCTTCGATTGTGGATCCATGAACTGGCAGCACAACACTGTTTTTGAAAATTCACCGAGCTTTTTGGAAAAGCTTGGTCTGGCAATGCAGGAAGTCAACGTAAAGCCGGAGATCGAGATCTTCGATGCCGGTATGGTTTACAATGCCTTGTACTATCTGAAAAAAGGCGTTCTAAAAGCTCCATTGCACTTCCAGTTCGTATTGGGCGTAGCAGGTGGCATGAGCGCAACGGTGGAAAATCTGGTCTTTTTAAAAAGCCTGATCCCGGAAGATTGTACTTGGGGCGCACTGGGAATCGGCAAGGGACATTTACCGATCATGTACACTGCCCTGGCCATGGGCGGCCACTTGCGCGTCGGCATGGAGGATAACATCTTCTATGCGCCTAAAGTTCTGGCAACGTCGAACCGGCAATTTATTGAAAGAACAAACCGCATCGTTGCCGAGTTTGGCAAGGAAGTTGCAACGCCCCAGGAAACCAGAGAAATTCTCGGGCTTCAAAATTGGAACGTAAAGGGACATACAAAATAA